Proteins encoded by one window of Cyprinus carpio isolate SPL01 chromosome B6, ASM1834038v1, whole genome shotgun sequence:
- the LOC109054745 gene encoding DPH3 homolog, whose amino-acid sequence MTVFHDEVEIEDFEYDEETETYYFPCPCGDRFAITKEDLENGEEVATCPSCSLIVKVIYDKEQFMCGEVIEAPKTTENKLELAQS is encoded by the exons ATGACGGTGTTTCACGACGAGGTTGAAATAGAGGATTTTGAGTATGATGAAGAAACGGAAACATATTATTTTCCTTGTCCATGTGGCGACAGATTCGCGATAACGAAG GAGGATCTTGAGAATGGTGAAGAAGTGGCCACCTGTCCGAGTTGCTCACTTATAGTAAAAGTAATCTATGATAAG gAGCAGTTCATGTGTGGAGAAGTAATTGAAGCaccaaaaacaacagaaaacaaactgGAGCTGGCCCAGAGTTGA